In Eriocheir sinensis breed Jianghai 21 chromosome 23, ASM2467909v1, whole genome shotgun sequence, a single window of DNA contains:
- the LOC127002573 gene encoding uncharacterized protein LOC127002573 — translation MRTRYGRLSEASKKSGRGAASSLSVRDQWILRTFSFLHSHIVRCPSRQTAKFSQRSPSPSHVSYNVDGEVMSEGGGEAEDTDDPASHNADIGAGPSGEASTSMASSHTSKGKRRKVVGEETHELLAKLLSRADEVTDLKQRVRDLTQSTDPFHKKIDAWVSYFAAELHDFKPQVWNRFVSAATQLLHKYKQENDALDLGPPAATTEVQPSSHPPKVATATTTAVSLPPCFFNTSGANLNTSGIATPPHDANFMNPTPPIRTSTPRPTSQNQEY, via the exons ATGAGGACCAGATATGGAAGGCTATCAGAAGCATCAAAGAAGAGTGGCAGGGGGGCTGCTTCTTCCCTGTCCGTAAGGGACCAATGGATCCTGAGGACTTTCAGCTTCTTGCATTCTCATATAGTGAGATGTCCCAGCAGACAAACAGCGAAG TTCTCACAGAGGTCCCCCTCCCCGAGTCATGTCAGCTACAACGTGGACGGTGAGGTGATgagtgagggaggtggagaggcagAAGATACAGACGACCCTGCATCCCACAATGCAGACATCGGCGCAGGTCCGTCAGGTGAAGCCTCCACCTCCATGGCATCTTCCCACACCAGTAAGGGAAAAAGGCGCAAGGTTGTGGGGGAGGAGACACACGAGCTGCTGGCAAAG CTGCTGAGCCGGGCTGACGAAGTGACCGACCTCAAGCAACGGGTCCGTGACCTGACTCAGTCTACTGATCCCTTCCACAAGAAAATTGACGCGTGGGTCTCTTATTTTGCGGCTGAGCTCCACGACTTTAAGCCTCAGGTGTGGAACCGTTTTGTGTCTGCAGCCACACAGCTGTTGCACAAATACAAACAAGAGAACGACGCACTTGACCTCGGACCACCCGCTGCCACTACTGAGGTACAGCCTTCATCTCACCCACCTAAGGTCGCaaccgctactactactgctgtgtcACTACCACCCTGT TTCTTCAACACAAGCGGGGCAAACCTGAACACCAGCGGAATCGCTACACCACCACATGACGCAAACTTCATGAACCCCACACCACCAATACGTACTTCAACACCAAGACCAACCAGTCAGAATCAAGAATATTGA